Proteins encoded within one genomic window of Ranitomeya variabilis isolate aRanVar5 chromosome 4, aRanVar5.hap1, whole genome shotgun sequence:
- the LOC143764935 gene encoding uncharacterized protein LOC143764935 — MGMDKSATTEQILYHIMEILYLLTGEDYIVVKKPGRQTTHNRLLVVEGISRTMPNVLPTPSRSVTSHKETEQKILDLTNKITKLLTGEVPIRSDDVTVHFSLEEWEYIEGHKDLYKDVSIELLDDPICKNSLLHNGSSELLNEHDMTENLNIHSHGVMQNVSTANFTENISACEDGSISNVDHTNYSDMRIKEETCDDSYDGGNLPTPHPGVQFHSVHIKEEPVSYDDHLANQTPMDHTQHPTVEEPSSYGEPQINTYTPTDHVQHHSYLHIVEQQSPYGETAPNMYTSNNHTQHHPSPRTTEEQPSYSGQSLLQPNMLAPADPSQYPFTHIIMNAVSRERGKQANTDHKKQYSSLVTIEKPSSSNKVSVSCKDLNLKTLSYPIRLSTSTLVKQINPASCVEKRPENVKNTVKSSAGSEHLQMDVDDEKSNSSVYSVRQSDNAMEILYHCPSCQKAFYSNLELAKHQVIHSVDKLFVCSLCGKSFTELSFLVKHQVFHTDLKLCVCKVCGGCFYSESSLAKHEKTHSSPVHCFNCGKCFFSKTELEIHKRKHTLEKPYGCHVCGKHFLTKYVHDKHMLCHTKVELSK, encoded by the exons GATTATATCGTTGTCAAAAAGCCCGGTAGACAAACCACACACAACAGACTTTTGGTCGTAGAAGGGATTTCTAGAACTATGCCAAATGTATTACCGACTCCATCTCGATCTGTGACTTCTCATAAGGAAACTGAGCAGAAGATCCTAGATCTCACCAACAAGATCActaagctgctgactggagag gttcctatcagAAGCGATGATGTCACCGTCCATTTCTCCTTGGAGGAGTGGGAATatatagaaggacacaaggatctgtacaaAGACGTCTCGATTGAATTACTGG ATGACCCCATTTGTAAAAATAGTCTTCTCCATAATGGATCATCAGAACTTTTAAATGAACATGACATGACGGAAAACCTAAATATACATAGCCATGGAGTAATGCAAAATGTATCCACTGCAAATTTTACTGAAAACATATCTGCATGTGAAGATGGAAGCATCAGTAATGTAGATCATACAAATTATTCCGATATGCGTATTAAGGAGGAAACCTGTGATGACTCATATGATGGAGGAAATCTCCCAACTCCTCACCCAGGTGTACAATTTCACTCAGTTCATATTAAGGAGGAACCAGTCTCATATGATGATCACCTGGCAAACCAGACACCAATGGACCATACACAACATCCTACTGTGGAAGAGCCATCCTCATATGGGGAGCCACAGATCAATACATATACACCTACAGATCATGTGCAACATCATTCTTATCTGCATATTGTGGAGCAACAGTCTCCTTATGGTGAAACAGCACCCAATATGTATACATCCAACAATCATACACAACATCATCCTTCTCCTCGTACCACGGAGGAACAGCCCTCATATAGTGGACAAAGCCTCCTACAACCCAATATGTTGGCTCCGGCAGATCCCTCTCAATATCCATTTACTCACATTATTATGAATGCTGTCTCACGTGAGAGAGGAAAGCAGGCAAATACTGACCACAAAAAGCAATATTCATCTCTTGTTACTATCGAGAAACCATCCTCCTCCAACAAAGTATCGGTATCCTGTAAAGATCTAAACCTGAAAACACTGAGTTATCCTATACGACTATCTACATCTACACTTGTTAAGCAAATTAACCCAGCTTCTTGTGTTGAAAAAAGGCCCGAAAACGTAAAAAATACCGTTAAGTCTTCAGCTGGTTCAGAGCATCTTCAAATGGATGTGGATGATGAGAAAAGCAATTCTTCTGTCTACTCAGTTCGTCAAAGTGACAACGCAATGGAGATCTTGTACCACTGTCCCAGTTGCCAAAAAGCCTTCTACAGTAACTTGGAACTTGCTAAACATCAAGTCATCCACTCCGTAGATAAACTCTTTGTATGTTCCTTATGTGGGAAAAGCTTCACGGAGCTGTCGTTCCTTGTCAAACACCAGGTCTTTCACACAGACTTGAAGTTGTGTGTATGCAAAGTGTGTGGGGGATGTTTCTACAGTGAATCATCTCTAGCAAAACACGAGAAAACTCATTCCTCACCTGTGCACTGCTTCAATTGTGGCAAATGCTTTTTCAGTAAGACAGAGCTGGAAATACACAAAAGGAAGCACACTTTAGAGAAACCCTATGGATGTCATGTGTGTGGAAAACATTTTCTTACCAAATACGTTCACGACAAACACATGTTATGTCATACAAAAGTAGAACTGTCTAAATGA